Part of the Bifidobacterium crudilactis genome is shown below.
CACTGACGAGGACCAGCGAAATCAGACCGGACCTCATCGAAGCTCTGAACTGCGCCGAGCTGGACAAGGCCGACCGCAAAACGCTCATGTCGCTTGGATGGGAAGTCAGCGGGACACACCCCAAGCCACTCGCCGACGCACACATGAAACAGCGAGCGTAGCGCCCACGAACAAAGCAATTGCCCTGTGTAAATAACACAGGGCAAATAACACAGGGCAAATTACGCAGGGCACTTGAGACAAGGTAATATCACGAGGCAATTACACAGCGTCAATTACACAGGGCAATCACACGGGGGAATCACACAGGGGAATCACACAGGGCGCTGAGAACCGGCAACATGCCACTCCTCTGTGCCCCAGTCATTGCCCAAGTCAGTGCTCAAGGACTCGGGTAGGTCTCGTCCTGGCTACACACGCCGTGTGGGTAGGACCAATCAGAGGCCGATGACCTTGACCCGCTCGTCGATAGGCAGCTTGTCTTTGGCCTGGGCGCGAGTGGACACTCCACCGAAGGGCATCTGAGCGATCAATCTCCACGTTCCGGGGATATCGAACTCCTCAGCCACCGCAAGGTCAATCAGGGGATTGTAATGCTGCAGGCTGCCGCCAAGACCGGCCTCGCTCAGTGCCGTCCACACGGAAATCTGGAGCATCCCGTTCGCCTGCTGTGCCCATGTGGGGAAGTTTTCCGCATAGGCGGAGAATTTCTCTGCGAATGCGTTCGTCACTTCGGAGTTGTCGAAGAACAGCACGGTCCCCTGGCCCGATGCGAATCCAGCCATTTTCTGCTCGGTCGATTCAAAGGGCTGGTCTTCGGGAACGACACCGCGCAGGGCCTTGAGCGTGATGTCCCAAAGCTTCTTGCTGGCATCACCGAAGAGCACCACCACGCGCTGCGACTGTCCGTTGAAGGAGCTGGGAACCTGCTCGGTGACCTGCTTGATCAGGTCAGCGACATCTTCGTTGCCGAGCGGTGACGTTTCGGTCAGAGCATACTCGGAATGCCGGGTGCTCAGCGATTTGACGATGCTGCTTTCAACTGCCATGTGAATCTCCTTGTGATTGACGGTCAGCGATATCTTGACGTAACTACATGTCTAAGATTAAGGATATTTCCGACCTTTCAGCCTTCAAAGAAGAGACGGTCAAGAATATCGTTTTCACTAACATTTTGTCAGTATGAGCGTTATCATGTACAAAACCATCCCCGCTTCATCGAGGCTGCGTCTACCGCATCCCATCGGTGATTGGAGGTGCTGAACATCAGCTTTCGAGCCGCTCGATGTAATACACGGCTGTTTCACCGTATTGCTTGCTTTGCCGCAAATCCCAACCTTCAGGAATCACAGGTTCGGGCGAACGGGTGGAACGCTCAACCACCATGACACCATTCCCCCGGATGACCTTCCTCGTAACAAGAGAAGCAAGCACATCGCGTATCTCATCGTCACCCAAGGCACACGGGGGATCCATGAACACCACGTCAAACCCGGATGATGGCGCATCCTCCTGCGTCGGGGCAGATGAACGCACAAAACGCTCAACAGTTCCCCTCACCACTCTGGCCGTGTCCTGCTGGAGCCACGAGGGGTTGCGCTTCAATGCCTTCAAGGACCCGGCAATCAACGCCGCAGCCTGAGCGGAGGATTCGACCGCCACGAGCGCGTTCGCACCCCGGGACAAGGCTTCTATCCCCAGAGCACCGGTACCTGCGTAAAGATCGAGAACCCGCGCCCCCTCCAACTCACCATACGATTCGAGGTGCGAGAATATCCCTTCCTTGGCGCGATCGGTCGTCGGACGGGTACCCGCCTTGGGAGCGGTCAGCTGAAA
Proteins encoded:
- a CDS encoding nitroreductase family protein, which gives rise to MAVESSIVKSLSTRHSEYALTETSPLGNEDVADLIKQVTEQVPSSFNGQSQRVVVLFGDASKKLWDITLKALRGVVPEDQPFESTEQKMAGFASGQGTVLFFDNSEVTNAFAEKFSAYAENFPTWAQQANGMLQISVWTALSEAGLGGSLQHYNPLIDLAVAEEFDIPGTWRLIAQMPFGGVSTRAQAKDKLPIDERVKVIGL
- the rsmD gene encoding 16S rRNA (guanine(966)-N(2))-methyltransferase RsmD; this translates as MRIVSGRFKGFQLTAPKAGTRPTTDRAKEGIFSHLESYGELEGARVLDLYAGTGALGIEALSRGANALVAVESSAQAAALIAGSLKALKRNPSWLQQDTARVVRGTVERFVRSSAPTQEDAPSSGFDVVFMDPPCALGDDEIRDVLASLVTRKVIRGNGVMVVERSTRSPEPVIPEGWDLRQSKQYGETAVYYIERLES